The Phyllopteryx taeniolatus isolate TA_2022b chromosome 7, UOR_Ptae_1.2, whole genome shotgun sequence genome has a segment encoding these proteins:
- the LOC133481104 gene encoding ankyrin repeat and MYND domain-containing protein 1-like isoform X2, which produces MSSRRDVRAAGSLEQPPAGSPSRGVCEERRQGFGVQDFLEGSKYEGEFVDGLKQGKGRYTWRSGEFYEGSFYKDYRHGDGMYCWPTGKFIGKFYLNWREGYGKHIFPDGAIFKGLYHADQRFGPGVLSEPTGCQDVGLWHGKHLIQMCNSVQGSFSLTKFTEYAVYLEQTTASHSQSQTPKTVLSDGLARTHSDMDDGLLLFDENTILPSGIENYSTDGDHLPLPPHVRKEFDQHFGQLWEPDSHPYEGYKRDPLSTLPLTDKMLAHIHKHRQQAEKLDWDIAKVLSYKRDNFGPKGPLEVASELLIHRASIGERQAVLKILLDGLVHPDVADSQGHTALIAATINCHNDVIQLLLDMGASIDRLNFEGMSSLSVCHVLYYPIQCLYTFSGPPAKTQDITEEPTDEELTLADDHNRCNQKKVLLSEGAIQDSEMAPAQSFSSSCSMYSYNIEVSEEILQGAAEALSRTGFPQHSDTQETVRKIAAKKFMHRFRLSTLNLLLDRGADPNICKVPLPVLFVAIMAGDTETVRRLLLSGAHTCISLSLERKALYPLHVAAELPGPESPKIIELLLHALSDPDARARDQNEIYELDKVSMIIRKSCRIRWKQSPEEGGRTALHMVCQRETDHCNASKAVSLLLSHRARTDLLWSGHSPLSLAISSGNEMAVEELLKGGADPNIPLGFGVGNALCALSNFSYNLDGKRVKLLDMLEKAGADMLMPVQVGDIKGTAVDYAHFSFNQVKSLVLLTTNLP; this is translated from the exons ATGTCAAGCCGCCGAGATGTTAGGGCAGCCGGCAGTTTGGAGCAGCCACCGGCAGGGAGTCCGAGCAGAGGCGTGTGCGAGGAGAGACGACAGGGATTTGGTGTTCAGGACTTTCTTGAGGGCTCTAAATATGAGGGAGAGTTTGTTGATGGCCTCAAACAAGGCAAGGGAAGGTACACTTGGAGAAGCGGAGAG TTCTATGAAGGCTCTTTCTACAAAGACTACAGGCATGGCGATGGGATGTACTGTTGGCCAACAGGCAAATTCATTGGCAAGTTCTACCTTAACTGGAGAGAAGGCTatggaaaacatatttttcctgATGGAGCCATATTTAAG GGTTTGTACCATGCCGACCAGAGGTTCGGTCCCGGTGTGCTTAGTGAGCCAACGGGATGTCAGGATGTCGGACTTTGGCACGGGAAGCATCTGATACAAATGTGTAACTCTGTACAAGGCAGCTTCAGCCTGACCAAATTTACTGAATACGCTGTCTACTTGGAGCAAACTACCGCCTCACATTCTCAGAGTCAA ACTCCCAAAACAGTTCTCTCTGATGGACTTGCCAGGACACATTCAG ACATGGATGATGGTTTGCTGCTCTTTGACGAAAATACTATTCTCCCTTCTGGCATTGAAAATTATTCCACTGATGGTGACCACCTACCGTTGCCCCCACATGTTAGAAAAGAGTTCGACCAGCATTTTGGCCAGCTGTGGGAACCTGATTCTCACCCATATGAAGGCTACAAACGTGACCCACTCTCAACTCTCCCTTTAACAGACAAAATGTTGGCTCACATTCACAAACACAG ACAGCAAGCTGAAAAATTGGACTGGGATATTGCGAAAGTTCTGTCATATAAAAGGGACAATTTTGGTCCTAAAGGACCATTGGAAGTCGCGTCAGAGCTACTGATACATCGAGCTTCCATAGGAGAACGACAGGCTGTTTTGAAGATTCTGCTGGATGGCCTTGTTCACCCAGATGTAGCAGATTCTCAGGGACACACTGCATTGATTGCTGCCACA ATAAACTGCCATAATGATGTGATCCAGCTGTTACTGGATATGGGGGCTAGTATTGACAGGCTGAATTTTGAGGGAATGTCTTCTTTGTCAGTTTGTCATGTCCTTTACTATCCTATCCAGTGTTTGTACACGTTTTCTGGACCTCCAGCCAAAACACAG GATATCACTGAAGAGCCCACTGATGAGGAGTTGACTCTTGCAGATGATCATAACCGATGTAACCAGAAAAAGGTGCTACTTTCGGAGGGCGCAATTCAG GACAGTGAAATGGCCCCAGCACAatccttttcttcttcctgctcAATGTACAGCTACAACATAGAAGTCTCAGAGGAGATCCTGCAGGGTGCAGCTGAAGCTCTGAGTCGCACCGGATTTCCTCAGCATTCTGATACTCAGGAGACTGTTCGCAAAATAGCTGCAAAAAAATTTAT GCATCGTTTTCGTTTGTCCACACTGAATCTGCTATTGGATCGGGGAGCTGACCCTAATATATGCAAAGTCCCCTTACCTGTCCTCTTCGTGGCCATTATGGCTGGAGACACTGAAACTGTCAGGAGACTTCTACTGAGTGGAGCTCACACTTGTATTTCTCTCTCACTTGAG AGGAAAGCCCTTTATCCTCTTCATGTGGCTGCAGAACTGCCAGGCCCAGAAAGTCCCAAAATCATAGAACTGCTGCTGCATGCTCTATCTGACCCAGACGCACGAGCACGCGACCAGAATGAGATCTACGAACTAGATaag GTTTCCATGATAATAAGGAAATCATGCAGGATCCGGTGGAAGCAAAGTCCTGAAGAAGGAGGTCGAACAGCTCTGCACATGGTCTGCCAGAGAGAAACTGATCACTGT AATGCCAGCAAGGCGGTATCGCTCTTGCTCTCCCATAGAGCCAGAACAGATCTCCTCTGGAGTGGACATTCACCTCTTTCCTTAGCCATATCAAGTGGCAATGAAATG GCAGTGGAGGAGCTGTTAAAAGGGGGTGCAGATCCCAACATTCCCTTGGGTTTTGGAGTGGGCAATGCCCTTTGTGCCCTCAGTAACTTCAGCTACAACTTGGATGGAAAAAGAGTCAAACTG